In Primulina huaijiensis isolate GDHJ02 chromosome 6, ASM1229523v2, whole genome shotgun sequence, a single window of DNA contains:
- the LOC140978580 gene encoding protein HHL1, chloroplastic-like isoform X2 yields MSLNQLVRLPLSSDGTTAREHSFISHSLFPTSTHKPYHQKLKFPMVVEAKSKKGMAARQYQRQAPPPLPKLEDDGNPKFVIFIRMANVYLWYPLNIVTGGTTAKIMVAAKDNFLGKYIYKDTLTRNLAAVVYRDEKEMQKMAMKQFRVLRSATEFKYGYKLVENNNLRAALAANDVIELPSQEELKTVLDKVKDFFGGAKESFGKITFLNSEAETSEDDKST; encoded by the exons ATGTCTTTGAATCAGTTGGTGAGGCTTCCCTTATCCTCCGATGGAACAACAGCGCGTGAACACTCATTTATCAGCCACTCCCTGTTTCCTACGTCTACCCATAAGCCGTACCACCAAAAGCTAAAATTCCCGATGGTGGTTGAAGCTAAAAGCAAGAAAGGAATGGCGGCCAGGCAGTACCAGCGGCAAGCACCTCCTCCATTACCGAAGCTTGAAGACGACGGCAACCCAAAATTTGTGATCTTTATTCGCATGGCTAAT GTTTATCTTTGGTACCCTCTTAATATTGTGACAGGGGGGACCACTGCGAAAATCATGGTCGCTGCGAAGGACAATTTTCTGGGGAAATATATTTACAAAGATACACTAACCAGAAATCTTGCAGCTGTTGTTTATAGA GATGAAAAGGAAATGCAAAAGATGGCTATGAAACAGTTTCGTGTCTTGCGGTCTGCTACTGAATTTAAATATGGCTACAAGCTCGTT GAAAATAACAATCTGCGGGCTGCACTTGCTGCAAATGATGTAATTGAG CTCCCATCTCAGGAAGAGCTCAAAACTGTGCTTGATAAAGTGAAGGACTTCTTTGGGGGTGCCAAAGAATCTTTCGGGAAGATAACATTCTTAAACTCAGAAGCAGAAACATCAGAAGATGATAAATCCAC CTGA
- the LOC140978580 gene encoding protein HHL1, chloroplastic-like isoform X1: MSLNQLVRLPLSSDGTTAREHSFISHSLFPTSTHKPYHQKLKFPMVVEAKSKKGMAARQYQRQAPPPLPKLEDDGNPKFVIFIRMANVYLWYPLNIVTGGTTAKIMVAAKDNFLGKYIYKDTLTRNLAAVVYRDEKEMQKMAMKQFRVLRSATEFKYGYKLVENNNLRAALAANDVIELPSQEELKTVLDKVKDFFGGAKESFGKITFLNSEAETSEDDKSTLVR, from the exons ATGTCTTTGAATCAGTTGGTGAGGCTTCCCTTATCCTCCGATGGAACAACAGCGCGTGAACACTCATTTATCAGCCACTCCCTGTTTCCTACGTCTACCCATAAGCCGTACCACCAAAAGCTAAAATTCCCGATGGTGGTTGAAGCTAAAAGCAAGAAAGGAATGGCGGCCAGGCAGTACCAGCGGCAAGCACCTCCTCCATTACCGAAGCTTGAAGACGACGGCAACCCAAAATTTGTGATCTTTATTCGCATGGCTAAT GTTTATCTTTGGTACCCTCTTAATATTGTGACAGGGGGGACCACTGCGAAAATCATGGTCGCTGCGAAGGACAATTTTCTGGGGAAATATATTTACAAAGATACACTAACCAGAAATCTTGCAGCTGTTGTTTATAGA GATGAAAAGGAAATGCAAAAGATGGCTATGAAACAGTTTCGTGTCTTGCGGTCTGCTACTGAATTTAAATATGGCTACAAGCTCGTT GAAAATAACAATCTGCGGGCTGCACTTGCTGCAAATGATGTAATTGAG CTCCCATCTCAGGAAGAGCTCAAAACTGTGCTTGATAAAGTGAAGGACTTCTTTGGGGGTGCCAAAGAATCTTTCGGGAAGATAACATTCTTAAACTCAGAAGCAGAAACATCAGAAGATGATAAATCCACGTTAGTACGATGA